Proteins from a genomic interval of Anolis sagrei isolate rAnoSag1 chromosome 1, rAnoSag1.mat, whole genome shotgun sequence:
- the LOC132760895 gene encoding amine sulfotransferase-like, with translation METSDKYLFKYRGCCFIQNMVTPEYIDSLEDFEIKDSDVFLVTFPKSGTIWTQNILSLIYHEGHRNGTEDMELADRVPWIEYNIQNVDYVNRPSPRLFSSHLPYHLMPKGLKNGRGKVIYVARNPKDVLVSYYHFSKVSVLLEEVEDFDAIMEKFLAGRVLGSLWLDHIEGWYAQRDNMNILFLTYEEMKKDLRSSVLKVCDFLGKRLTEEEIDDVVDKASFGKMSVDRRTNYTTMPPDVLDFSKGRFMRKGTVGDWKNIMTVAQNERFDSVFKERMEKLPFKFCWDINDEL, from the exons ATGGAGACATCAGACAAGTACTTGTTCAAATACAGAGGATGTTGTTTTATACAAAATATGGTTACTCCTGAATACATTGATTCCTTGGAAGATTTTGAAATCAAGGACAGTGATGTGTTTCTGGTCACTTTCCCAAAATCAG GAACTATATGGACACAGAATATTTTGAGCTTGATTTATCATGAAGGTCATCGAAATGGGACTGAAGACATGGAACTGGCAGACAGAGTTCCATGGATAGAGTACAATATCCAGAATGTAGATTACGTGAATCGCCCATCACCACGTCTCTTTTCCAGTCATCTGCCCTATCATTTAATGCCAAAGGGGTTAAAAAATGGGAGAGGGAAG GTTATTTATGTGGCCAGAAACCCAAAGGATGTCTTGGTCTCCTACTATCATTTCTCCAAAGTTTCTGTCCTACTTGAAGAAGTGGAAGACTTTGACGCTATTATGGAGAAGTTTTTGGCTGGTAGAG TTTTAGGTAGTCTATGGCTAGATCATATAGAAGGCTGGTATGCTCAGAGGGACAACATGAATATTCTCTTCCTTACGTATGAAGAAATGAAGAAG GATCTGAGAAGCTCTGTACTGAAAGTATGCGACTTTCTAGGAAAGAGACTGACTGAAGAGGAGATAGATGATGTTGTGGATAAGGCTTCGTTTGGCAAAATGAGTGTGGATCGTAGAACCAATTATACCACCATGCCTCCTGATGTCCTAGATTTCAGCAAAGGACGCTTTATGCGCAAAG GTACAGTTGGAGACTGGAAAAACATAATGACAGTTGCACAGAATGAAAGATTTGACAGTGTTTTCAAGGAGCGAATGGAAAAGCTGCCCTTCAAGTTCTGCTGGGATATCAATGATGAATTATGA